TTGGTCcctaatttgaaaaaaaaatgttatcCAAAGAAAATTACAGACTTAAAAAACAGAACCGAAGCATGGCATCAGAGGGAGGGAGCTACCACCGAGTGAGAACGGGGAGGTGGCGGCGCAGCAGGGGCCTCCAAGAGGAGGGGCAGAGGGCACAGCCTCTTCGTGCTAGAGTTTGATTCAGGGGAGGAGCCGATGGCTACACTCGGTAGGAAAAAGAAATCCAACCGGTATGACTTACTGAGCGGCAGGTGGGTAATTTTCGTGAATCCTTTGCCCTCACTGTGATGGAAGCCGGGTTTCCGGGTGCTGCAAAAATTACAGTACGCCGAAGTCGCTGCATTTGCAGATTCTGGGAAGCTGGAAACTCGTCTGGTTGGGATTCTGCTGTGGGAAAGCAGAAGCTGGCTGTAAAAGCCGAACCAAGCAGACCCTCAACTGACCAGGGTCATATACCACTGCTTCACGTACTAAACTCAAATTAGCATGCAACACACATGACCATAGAGTATGCTGTTTATAGCACCGACGCAAATAGACACAAAATCCTACCTACGATGATTATCCAGGAACAGGGAATGAAACTCAATTTCTGGATTCTACTTTGTTTTACGGGAATTGCTTCAGTGCACCAGTGCTAGCTGAAACCTTTACGAATTCACTATAAAACAACCCCCCTACAACATAATAATCATCCTTAAATAGGGTTGCATTGTCAAATGCTGTGAAGATTATGACATCCAGATCAGTAAAGCCCAAAAGCTCCATCCTGCATTCTGCGCATGCTGGAAGTTTCGATCTTAATCTACTGCGCCAACGCTACACTCTCACATACCACTATAGATGATACTGCCACTAGTTAGATGCCCTCACCGTTCTCACAGATGGAGTTACTTATTTGACTGCCTCGTAGCATACATATTTATGGAGAACAAACACAGTTTTCAACGACATTACTTTAAAATTGTTGCAGATCTTCAAAAAACAGGATGACAGGCCTTGGGTGCATTTCATGGATTTGAACTGTTGTTTGACCATGAACAGCAAGGTGGAGCAGCCAGTGCTAGCACGTATATGGAGAAGTTCAGAGAAGCTCATGAGCATTTTCAGCTAATGATTAGCATCACACAAAGCCATGAAACTGTAAAATGTAAGCTCAGAGCAATTCATTAAAATGTATGTGTCGAGAATACTACCTGCGTCATGGGCAACTCAAAGCAGACATAGTTCCAGTAATCAACTAACTTGTGATCATCAGGTACCACCTCCCTCGCCCTACCCGCACAAAATATTGCATAAGCATCAGCTGCGTACCTGCAGTAAGAATAACTTCTAGTTACTAATCAGACTGAAAAAGAAACACCATTGTACAAATACTCCATATCTAACAAATGAATTGAGAGGGCAGCACTCACTTGCCGACGCCACAAAGCTGCGTAATATGGGTCCATTCATTTCCAACATACTGCTTGGACAATTTCTTGATATTGCGTGTCCTAATATGCTGCAACCCTAGAGGCGCTAGATACTCCGCCATCTTGTCAGGATCAGCATTAATTGCAGACCAAGGGTCAGGATAGCGTTCAAAGAAGCCATCCAATATCCTCTTGACCTACATTAGTTAACAGGCGGGATTGGATTCTTGTATTTAAACTTGAAAATGGTATTGACGGGTCAGGGAACTATTTCTTAAAACAAATGGAATACTAATCTAAGTTCAGCGCTACACTTACACAACACAGGACAAGCACGATAAATAAATAGGAGCATACAACATGCAACTGGTAAATTTGCCTGTGCAGCAATATGGTTCTCCAAAGATCCATCAAAACGAAACAGCAGTTCTCATTGTATATATCAACTATAAAATGCATCTGACAATTCCAATTTGGTTATCTCCTGGACTTACAAATAGCGACAAACGGCATGATTGGCCAATTTTATATATGAAATAAGTGGGGACAAAGAACGATCACTAAGATTATTCATCACTTTTACAGAAACACATGCGAGTTTATTTTGCTTTCATAGCTATCAGAACTCTCATCGGTCAAATTAGTTGGCAGGAATTCAGTTCAATGGTTTTGATTCCAAAAGTTCACAGGGGAAGACAATTAATCAAACAATCTAGGAGCTTACCTGTATACCCTGTGTTAAGTTGAGGAACATGCAGATGAGCATAACCTTCCACGGGTCAGAGGCATACTTCTCCTGCAAGAGATTATGAGGAGAGCGTGGCGGTGATACCAGCTGGTCCAAGGGAACGCGTCGGTATTTGTCTGAGCGCTTCTCCGCAGCGGTAAACACTGGTCGTGGTTTCCTGATCCTCGTCTTCTTCTCAGGGGTTGTCTTTTCTTTTACATTTTGTTTCTTCTGTGAGCCTGAGGTGGAGCCTGAACCTGAATCTTTCTTCTTTGACTTGGACTCCACAGAATTGTTAGCCTTGAAAGCCTTGGAGGTTTCACTCATAGTGAGCTCAGGCAACTCAAATGATGGGTAATGCCGAGGTGGCAGCTTGGATAGATGATCAGTGCTTCTAGAAGGTTGGGGATTGAGATCTTGCCGGGCAGATCTATAGCAGAACGGATGAAAGGATGCACCAGAAGGCGATGAATAATTGGGACTCTGCTCAGTACAATTGGGAACCAAATCTTTGGGTGCCAAAAAGCCTTCAGTCAGCGTCTGCTCCTTTGTCATCTCCTTGAAGAGTTCGCATTTGCTGGGAGCACAGGCATGGGCCTTCTTGCTGTTCCTTTTTTCAATATTGTTAACCTTTGGGGCATCAGTTTCTTGGTCCTGTTCTGGTAGAGCTTTGGTTCCTTGTAGCTGAACACAGCAAGTCCGGCTGGAGTCAAATGGCAATCGTGACTTGCCAGATAGTTtcctttgcttcttctccctcGTCTTGTTTTCCGGGTTTTGCTTTACTTCtacactaactttctcttgtgatCCTGAACCTGAATCTTGCTGCTTTGTCTTGGACGCTAGAATGGTGTCCGGCCTAGAAGCTCTGGAAGCTTCATTTGCAGCGAGCTGAGATGACCCAAATGATGAGTGACCCCGAGGTGGCAACCTGGCCAGACGATCAGGGGTTCTGGGAAGTGGGGATTTGCGATCTTTGCAGACGGGGTTATAGCGGAACTGGTCGAAAAATGCACTGTAAGGCGATGAATGGTCAGGATTCTGCTCCGTGCAACTGGCAACAAAATCGCTGAACGGCACAAAGCCTTCGGGCAGCGGCTGAGGCTGTTTCCTTGCCTCCTGGATGAGCTCATGCTTACTGAGGACACGTACACGGGTTTTCCTCCCGTTGCTCTTTTTAATCCCCTTGCAGCCATCATTCTCTCCCTCTTGTTCTGGTGGAGCTTTGGCTCCTTGTGATTGAACACAGCGACTCTGGCCAGGGTCAAGTGGCAATGGTGACTTGCCAGACGGTTCCTGCCTCCTCTGCTTCTGTTTCTTGGTCACCTTCACCTCCTGCTCCTGAATTGGGGTTTCGGCAGCAACGGATGTAGCAGATGACAATATCTGCTCCACACGCTTGCGCTCCTTCTTTTTAGTCGTCGCAGTCATGGCCTCCTCCCCCTGCTCTTCCTCCAAGGTAGGATTTTGGGCAAAAGACAGCGCAGCCACCTTCTCCTTACGCATCTTCCTCTTACTCATCgtcaccgccaccgccgcctcccccaACGTAAGAATTTCGGGAGCAGGTGACTGAAGGAATGGCGCAGCGAATAGGGGATTAAAGGCATGGCCAGGGTGAAGTGGCAATGGCGAGTTGCCAGATGGCAGGTCTGACTTGCCGGATGGTTCCTGCCTTCTCCTCTGCTTCTGTTTCTTCACCTCCTGCTCCTGAATCGGAGTTTCTGCAGTAACAGATGAAGAAGGAGGTGACAATATCTGCTCCACGCGCTTGTGATTTTTCTTTTTCGTCACCATCATGGCCTCCTCCAGCTGCTCCTCCTCTAAGGTAGGATTTTGGGCAAAAGGCAGTGCGTCCACCTTCTCCTCTTTATGCATCTTCCTTTTTCTCATCATCACTGCCGCCTCTTTCAACGTTAGGATTTCGGGAGCGGCGGCTTGAAGGAATGGGGCAGCGAGTAGGGGCTCGGAGACATCGCCGGTGTGAAGTGGCAACGGCATGTTGCTGGATGCTTCCAGCCCCATCCTCTGCTTTTGTTTCTTGGTCACCTTCTCCTCCTGCTCCTGAATTGGAGTTTCAGCAGCAATAGATGTTGAAGGAGATGACAATATCTGCTGTATGCACTTGCCCTTTTTCTTCTTGGTCGTCGCTATCATGGCCTCCTCCCCATGCTCTTTTAAGGTAGGATTTGGGGCAAAATGCAGCGCGTCCACCTTCTGCTCTTTAGGCATCTTCCTTCTCCTCATCATCGCCGCAGCCTCTTCCAATGTTAGGATTTCAGGAGCGGGGGATTGAAGGAGTGGGGCAGCTAGTGGAGGGTTACAGGCATGGCTGGGGTGAAGTGGCAACGGCAAATTGCCGGATGGCTCCTGTGATTTGCCGGATGATTCCTGGCCCCTCCTCTGCTTCTGTTTCTTGATCACCTTCATCTCCTGCCCTTGAATTGGGGTTTCAGCAGCAGCAGATGTGGAAGGAGATAACAATGTCTGCTCCACGTGGTTGCACTCCTTCTTCTCcccccgctcctcctctaaagTAGGATCCACCTTCTGCTCTTTACGCATAttcctcttcctcatcatcgccGCCGCCTCTACCAACGTTAGGATTTCAGGCGCGGGGGACTGAAGGAATGGGTTACAGGAATGGCCAGGGTGTAGTGGCAACTGCGAGTTGTCGGATGGCTGCAGCTCCATCCTCCTCTTCTGTTTCTTTCTCACCTTCACCTCCTGCTCCTGAATCGTGGTTCCAGCAGGAACAGGTGTAGAAGGAGATAATAATATCTGCTCCATGCGCTTGCGCTCCTTCTTCTGCCCCTGCTTCTCCTCTAAGGTAGGATTCTGGGTAAAAGACAGCGTGTCCACCTTCTGCTCTTTATGCATATTCTTCTTCCTAATCAtcgccgccgcctcttccaacGTTAGGATCTCGGGTGCGGGGGACTGAAGGAATGAGTTACAGGCATGGCCAGGCTGAAGTGGCAACAGCAAGTTGCCGGATGGCTCCTGCTCCATCCTCCTTTTCCGTTTCCTTGTCACCTTCTCCTCCTGCTCCAAGATTGGGGTTTTGGC
This window of the Triticum aestivum cultivar Chinese Spring chromosome 5D, IWGSC CS RefSeq v2.1, whole genome shotgun sequence genome carries:
- the LOC123119151 gene encoding uncharacterized protein isoform X7; the protein is MQRSNLGSKNDLNFINKHKAAALLLPPKPNLEEGKEEAGMASKKKKQKRKECKHVKIMPSSPCASAAKTPILEQEEKVTRKRKRRMEQEPSGNLLLPLQPGHACNSFLQSPAPEILTLEEAAAMIRKKNMHKEQKVDTLSFTQNPTLEEKQGQKKERKRMEQILLSPSTPVPAGTTIQEQEVKVRKKQKRRMELQPSDNSQLPLHPGHSCNPFLQSPAPEILTLVEAAAMMRKRNMRKEQKVDPTLEEERGEKKECNHVEQTLLSPSTSAAAETPIQGQEMKVIKKQKQRRGQESSGKSQEPSGNLPLPLHPSHACNPPLAAPLLQSPAPEILTLEEAAAMMRRRKMPKEQKVDALHFAPNPTLKEHGEEAMIATTKKKKGKCIQQILSSPSTSIAAETPIQEQEEKVTKKQKQRMGLEASSNMPLPLHTGDVSEPLLAAPFLQAAAPEILTLKEAAVMMRKRKMHKEEKVDALPFAQNPTLEEEQLEEAMMVTKKKNHKRVEQILSPPSSSVTAETPIQEQEVKKQKQRRRQEPSGKSDLPSGNSPLPLHPGHAFNPLFAAPFLQSPAPEILTLGEAAVAVTMSKRKMRKEKVAALSFAQNPTLEEEQGEEAMTATTKKKERKRVEQILSSATSVAAETPIQEQEVKVTKKQKQRRQEPSGKSPLPLDPGQSRCVQSQGAKAPPEQEGENDGCKGIKKSNGRKTRVRVLSKHELIQEARKQPQPLPEGFVPFSDFVASCTEQNPDHSSPYSAFFDQFRYNPVCKDRKSPLPRTPDRLARLPPRGHSSFGSSQLAANEASRASRPDTILASKTKQQDSGSGSQEKVSVEVKQNPENKTREKKQRKLSGKSRLPFDSSRTCCVQLQGTKALPEQDQETDAPKVNNIEKRNSKKAHACAPSKCELFKEMTKEQTLTEGFLAPKDLVPNCTEQSPNYSSPSGASFHPFCYRSARQDLNPQPSRSTDHLSKLPPRHYPSFELPELTMSETSKAFKANNSVESKSKKKDSGSGSTSGSQKKQNVKEKTTPEKKTRIRKPRPVFTAAEKRSDKYRRVPLDQLVSPPRSPHNLLQEKYASDPWKVMLICMFLNLTQGIQVKRILDGFFERYPDPWSAINADPDKMAEYLAPLGLQHIRTRNIKKLSKQYVGNEWTHITQLCGVGKYAADAYAIFCAGRAREVVPDDHKLVDYWNYVCFELPMTQWYMTLVS
- the LOC123119151 gene encoding uncharacterized protein isoform X6: MQRSNLGSKNDLNFINKQHKAAALLLPPKPNLEEGKEEAGMASKKKKQKRKECKHVKIMPSSPCASAAKTPILEQEEKVTRKRKRRMEQEPSGNLLLPLQPGHACNSFLQSPAPEILTLEEAAAMIRKKNMHKEQKVDTLSFTQNPTLEEKQGQKKERKRMEQILLSPSTPVPAGTTIQEQEVKVRKKQKRRMELQPSDNSQLPLHPGHSCNPFLQSPAPEILTLVEAAAMMRKRNMRKEQKVDPTLEEERGEKKECNHVEQTLLSPSTSAAAETPIQGQEMKVIKKQKQRRGQESSGKSQEPSGNLPLPLHPSHACNPPLAAPLLQSPAPEILTLEEAAAMMRRRKMPKEQKVDALHFAPNPTLKEHGEEAMIATTKKKKGKCIQQILSSPSTSIAAETPIQEQEEKVTKKQKQRMGLEASSNMPLPLHTGDVSEPLLAAPFLQAAAPEILTLKEAAVMMRKRKMHKEEKVDALPFAQNPTLEEEQLEEAMMVTKKKNHKRVEQILSPPSSSVTAETPIQEQEVKKQKQRRRQEPSGKSDLPSGNSPLPLHPGHAFNPLFAAPFLQSPAPEILTLGEAAVAVTMSKRKMRKEKVAALSFAQNPTLEEEQGEEAMTATTKKKERKRVEQILSSATSVAAETPIQEQEVKVTKKQKQRRQEPSGKSPLPLDPGQSRCVQSQGAKAPPEQEGENDGCKGIKKSNGRKTRVRVLSKHELIQEARKQPQPLPEGFVPFSDFVASCTEQNPDHSSPYSAFFDQFRYNPVCKDRKSPLPRTPDRLARLPPRGHSSFGSSQLAANEASRASRPDTILASKTKQQDSGSGSQEKVSVEVKQNPENKTREKKQRKLSGKSRLPFDSSRTCCVQLQGTKALPEQDQETDAPKVNNIEKRNSKKAHACAPSKCELFKEMTKEQTLTEGFLAPKDLVPNCTEQSPNYSSPSGASFHPFCYRSARQDLNPQPSRSTDHLSKLPPRHYPSFELPELTMSETSKAFKANNSVESKSKKKDSGSGSTSGSQKKQNVKEKTTPEKKTRIRKPRPVFTAAEKRSDKYRRVPLDQLVSPPRSPHNLLQEKYASDPWKVMLICMFLNLTQGIQVKRILDGFFERYPDPWSAINADPDKMAEYLAPLGLQHIRTRNIKKLSKQYVGNEWTHITQLCGVGKYAADAYAIFCAGRAREVVPDDHKLVDYWNYVCFELPMTQWYMTLVS
- the LOC123119151 gene encoding uncharacterized protein isoform X1 yields the protein MLLPFYLARCTISARLSVEVGFRLSLRQKHNMQRSNLGSKNDLNFINKQHKAAALLLPPKPNLEEGKEEAGMASKKKKQKRKECKHVKIMPSSPCASAAKTPILEQEEKVTRKRKRRMEQEPSGNLLLPLQPGHACNSFLQSPAPEILTLEEAAAMIRKKNMHKEQKVDTLSFTQNPTLEEKQGQKKERKRMEQILLSPSTPVPAGTTIQEQEVKVRKKQKRRMELQPSDNSQLPLHPGHSCNPFLQSPAPEILTLVEAAAMMRKRNMRKEQKVDPTLEEERGEKKECNHVEQTLLSPSTSAAAETPIQGQEMKVIKKQKQRRGQESSGKSQEPSGNLPLPLHPSHACNPPLAAPLLQSPAPEILTLEEAAAMMRRRKMPKEQKVDALHFAPNPTLKEHGEEAMIATTKKKKGKCIQQILSSPSTSIAAETPIQEQEEKVTKKQKQRMGLEASSNMPLPLHTGDVSEPLLAAPFLQAAAPEILTLKEAAVMMRKRKMHKEEKVDALPFAQNPTLEEEQLEEAMMVTKKKNHKRVEQILSPPSSSVTAETPIQEQEVKKQKQRRRQEPSGKSDLPSGNSPLPLHPGHAFNPLFAAPFLQSPAPEILTLGEAAVAVTMSKRKMRKEKVAALSFAQNPTLEEEQGEEAMTATTKKKERKRVEQILSSATSVAAETPIQEQEVKVTKKQKQRRQEPSGKSPLPLDPGQSRCVQSQGAKAPPEQEGENDGCKGIKKSNGRKTRVRVLSKHELIQEARKQPQPLPEGFVPFSDFVASCTEQNPDHSSPYSAFFDQFRYNPVCKDRKSPLPRTPDRLARLPPRGHSSFGSSQLAANEASRASRPDTILASKTKQQDSGSGSQEKVSVEVKQNPENKTREKKQRKLSGKSRLPFDSSRTCCVQLQGTKALPEQDQETDAPKVNNIEKRNSKKAHACAPSKCELFKEMTKEQTLTEGFLAPKDLVPNCTEQSPNYSSPSGASFHPFCYRSARQDLNPQPSRSTDHLSKLPPRHYPSFELPELTMSETSKAFKANNSVESKSKKKDSGSGSTSGSQKKQNVKEKTTPEKKTRIRKPRPVFTAAEKRSDKYRRVPLDQLVSPPRSPHNLLQEKYASDPWKVMLICMFLNLTQGIQVKRILDGFFERYPDPWSAINADPDKMAEYLAPLGLQHIRTRNIKKLSKQYVGNEWTHITQLCGVGKYAADAYAIFCAGRAREVVPDDHKLVDYWNYVCFELPMTQWYMTLVS
- the LOC123119151 gene encoding uncharacterized protein isoform X2: MLLPFYLARCTISARLSVEVGFRLSLRQKHNMQRSNLGSKNDLNFINKHKAAALLLPPKPNLEEGKEEAGMASKKKKQKRKECKHVKIMPSSPCASAAKTPILEQEEKVTRKRKRRMEQEPSGNLLLPLQPGHACNSFLQSPAPEILTLEEAAAMIRKKNMHKEQKVDTLSFTQNPTLEEKQGQKKERKRMEQILLSPSTPVPAGTTIQEQEVKVRKKQKRRMELQPSDNSQLPLHPGHSCNPFLQSPAPEILTLVEAAAMMRKRNMRKEQKVDPTLEEERGEKKECNHVEQTLLSPSTSAAAETPIQGQEMKVIKKQKQRRGQESSGKSQEPSGNLPLPLHPSHACNPPLAAPLLQSPAPEILTLEEAAAMMRRRKMPKEQKVDALHFAPNPTLKEHGEEAMIATTKKKKGKCIQQILSSPSTSIAAETPIQEQEEKVTKKQKQRMGLEASSNMPLPLHTGDVSEPLLAAPFLQAAAPEILTLKEAAVMMRKRKMHKEEKVDALPFAQNPTLEEEQLEEAMMVTKKKNHKRVEQILSPPSSSVTAETPIQEQEVKKQKQRRRQEPSGKSDLPSGNSPLPLHPGHAFNPLFAAPFLQSPAPEILTLGEAAVAVTMSKRKMRKEKVAALSFAQNPTLEEEQGEEAMTATTKKKERKRVEQILSSATSVAAETPIQEQEVKVTKKQKQRRQEPSGKSPLPLDPGQSRCVQSQGAKAPPEQEGENDGCKGIKKSNGRKTRVRVLSKHELIQEARKQPQPLPEGFVPFSDFVASCTEQNPDHSSPYSAFFDQFRYNPVCKDRKSPLPRTPDRLARLPPRGHSSFGSSQLAANEASRASRPDTILASKTKQQDSGSGSQEKVSVEVKQNPENKTREKKQRKLSGKSRLPFDSSRTCCVQLQGTKALPEQDQETDAPKVNNIEKRNSKKAHACAPSKCELFKEMTKEQTLTEGFLAPKDLVPNCTEQSPNYSSPSGASFHPFCYRSARQDLNPQPSRSTDHLSKLPPRHYPSFELPELTMSETSKAFKANNSVESKSKKKDSGSGSTSGSQKKQNVKEKTTPEKKTRIRKPRPVFTAAEKRSDKYRRVPLDQLVSPPRSPHNLLQEKYASDPWKVMLICMFLNLTQGIQVKRILDGFFERYPDPWSAINADPDKMAEYLAPLGLQHIRTRNIKKLSKQYVGNEWTHITQLCGVGKYAADAYAIFCAGRAREVVPDDHKLVDYWNYVCFELPMTQWYMTLVS
- the LOC123119151 gene encoding uncharacterized protein isoform X4; its protein translation is MLLPFYLARCTISARLSVEVGFRLSLRQKHNMQRSNLGSKNDLNFINKQHKAAALLLPPKPNLEEGKEEAGMASKKKKQKRKECKHVKIMPSSPCASAAKTPILEQEEKVTRKRKRRMEQEPSGNLLLPLQPGHACNSFLQSPAPEILTLEEAAAMIRKKNMHKEQKVDTLSFTQNPTLEEKQGQKKERKRMEQILLSPSTPVPAGTTIQEQEVKVRKKQKRRMELQPSDNSQLPLHPGHSCNPFLQSPAPEILTLVEAAAMMRKRNMRKEQKVDPTLEEERGEKKECNHVEQTLLSPSTSAAAETPIQGQEMKVIKKQKQRRGQESSGKSQEPSGNLPLPLHPSHACNPPLAAPLLQSPAPEILTLEEAAAMMRRRKMPKEQKVDALHFAPNPTLKEHGEEAMIATTKKKKGKCIQQILSSPSTSIAAETPIQEQEEKVTKKQKQRMGLEASSNMPLPLHTGDVSEPLLAAPFLQAAAPEILTLKEAAVMMRKRKMHKEEKVDALPFAQNPTLEEEQLEEAMMVTKKKNHKRVEQILSPPSSSVTAETPIQEQEVKKQKQRRRQEPSGKSDLPSGNSPLPLHPGHAFNPLFAAPFLQSPAPEILTLGEAAVAVTMSKRKMRKEKVAALSFAQNPTLEEEQGEEAMTATTKKKERKRVEQILSSATSVAAETPIQEQEVKVTKKQKQRRQEPSGKSPLPLDPGQSRCVQSQGAKAPPEQEGENDGCKGIKKSNGRKTRVRVLSKHELIQEARKQPQPLPEGFVPFSDFVASCTEQNPDHSSPYSAFFDQFRYNPVCKDRKSPLPRTPDRLARLPPRGHSSFGSSQLAANEASRASRPDTILASKTKQQDSGSGSQEKVSVEVKQNPENKTREKKQRKLSGKSRLPFDSSRTCCVQLQGTKALPEQDQETDAPKVNNIEKRNSKKAHACAPSKCELFKEMTKEQTLTEGFLAPKDLVPNCTEQSPNYSSPSGASFHPFCYRSARQDLNPQPSRSTDHLSKLPPRHYPSFELPELTMSETSKAFKANNSVESKSKKKDSGSGSTSGSQKKQNVKEKTTPEKKTRIRKPRPVFTAAEKRSDKYRRVPLDQLVSPPRSPHNLLQEKYASDPWKVMLICMFLNLTQGIQVKRILDGFFERYPDPWSAINADPDKMAEYLAPLGLQHIRTRNIKKLSKQYVGNEWTHITQLCGVGKYAADAYAIFCAGRAREVVPDDHKLVDYWNYVCFELPMTQMD
- the LOC123119151 gene encoding uncharacterized protein isoform X5 codes for the protein MLLPFYLARCTISARLSVEVGFRLSLRQKHNMQRSNLGSKNDLNFINKHKAAALLLPPKPNLEEGKEEAGMASKKKKQKRKECKHVKIMPSSPCASAAKTPILEQEEKVTRKRKRRMEQEPSGNLLLPLQPGHACNSFLQSPAPEILTLEEAAAMIRKKNMHKEQKVDTLSFTQNPTLEEKQGQKKERKRMEQILLSPSTPVPAGTTIQEQEVKVRKKQKRRMELQPSDNSQLPLHPGHSCNPFLQSPAPEILTLVEAAAMMRKRNMRKEQKVDPTLEEERGEKKECNHVEQTLLSPSTSAAAETPIQGQEMKVIKKQKQRRGQESSGKSQEPSGNLPLPLHPSHACNPPLAAPLLQSPAPEILTLEEAAAMMRRRKMPKEQKVDALHFAPNPTLKEHGEEAMIATTKKKKGKCIQQILSSPSTSIAAETPIQEQEEKVTKKQKQRMGLEASSNMPLPLHTGDVSEPLLAAPFLQAAAPEILTLKEAAVMMRKRKMHKEEKVDALPFAQNPTLEEEQLEEAMMVTKKKNHKRVEQILSPPSSSVTAETPIQEQEVKKQKQRRRQEPSGKSDLPSGNSPLPLHPGHAFNPLFAAPFLQSPAPEILTLGEAAVAVTMSKRKMRKEKVAALSFAQNPTLEEEQGEEAMTATTKKKERKRVEQILSSATSVAAETPIQEQEVKVTKKQKQRRQEPSGKSPLPLDPGQSRCVQSQGAKAPPEQEGENDGCKGIKKSNGRKTRVRVLSKHELIQEARKQPQPLPEGFVPFSDFVASCTEQNPDHSSPYSAFFDQFRYNPVCKDRKSPLPRTPDRLARLPPRGHSSFGSSQLAANEASRASRPDTILASKTKQQDSGSGSQEKVSVEVKQNPENKTREKKQRKLSGKSRLPFDSSRTCCVQLQGTKALPEQDQETDAPKVNNIEKRNSKKAHACAPSKCELFKEMTKEQTLTEGFLAPKDLVPNCTEQSPNYSSPSGASFHPFCYRSARQDLNPQPSRSTDHLSKLPPRHYPSFELPELTMSETSKAFKANNSVESKSKKKDSGSGSTSGSQKKQNVKEKTTPEKKTRIRKPRPVFTAAEKRSDKYRRVPLDQLVSPPRSPHNLLQEKYASDPWKVMLICMFLNLTQGIQVKRILDGFFERYPDPWSAINADPDKMAEYLAPLGLQHIRTRNIKKLSKQYVGNEWTHITQLCGVGKYAADAYAIFCAGRAREVVPDDHKLVDYWNYVCFELPMTQMD
- the LOC123119151 gene encoding uncharacterized protein isoform X3, with the translated sequence MLLPFYLARCTISARLSVEVGFRLSLRQKHNMQRSNLGSKNDLNFINKQHKAAALLLPPKPNLEEGKEEAGMASKKKKQKRKECKHVKIMPSSPCASAAKTPILEQEEKVTRKRKRRMEQEPSGNLLLPLQPGHACNSFLQSPAPEILTLEEAAAMIRKKNMHKEQKVDTLSFTQNPTLEEKQGQKKERKRMEQILLSPSTPVPAGTTIQEQEVKVRKKQKRRMELQPSDNSQLPLHPGHSCNPFLQSPAPEILTLVEAAAMMRKRNMRKEQKVDPTLEEERGEKKECNHVEQTLLSPSTSAAAETPIQGQEMKVIKKQKQRRGQESSGKSQEPSGNLPLPLHPSHACNPPLAAPLLQSPAPEILTLEEAAAMMRRRKMPKEQKVDALHFAPNPTLKEHGEEAMIATTKKKKGKCIQQILSSPSTSIAAETPIQEQEEKVTKKQKQRMGLEASSNMPLPLHTGDVSEPLLAAPFLQAAAPEILTLKEAAVMMRKRKMHKEEKVDALPFAQNPTLEEEQLEEAMMVTKKKNHKRVEQILSPPSSSVTAETPIQEQEVKKQKQRRRQEPSGKSDLPSGNSPLPLHPGHAFNPLFAAPFLQSPAPEILTLGEAAVAVTMSKRKMRKEKVAALSFAQNPTLEEEQGEEAMTATTKKKERKRVEQILSSATSVAAETPIQEQEVKVTKKQKQRRQEPSGKSPLPLDPGQSRCVQSQGAKAPPEQEGENDGCKGIKKSNGRKTRVRVLSKHELIQEARKQPQPLPEGFVPFSDFVASCTEQNPDHSSPYSAFFDQFRYNPVCKDRKSPLPRTPDRLARLPPRGHSSFGSSQLAANEASRASRPDTILASKTKQQDSGSGSQEKVSVEVKQNPENKTREKKQRKLSGKSRLPFDSSRTCCVQLQGTKALPEQDQETDAPKVNNIEKRNSKKAHACAPSKCELFKEMTKEQTLTEGFLAPKDLVPNCTEQSPNYSSPSGASFHPFCYRSARQDLNPQPSRSTDHLSKLPPRHYPSFELPELTMSETSKAFKANNSVESKSKKKDSGSGSTSGSQKKQNVKEKTTPEKKTRIRKPRPVFTAAEKRSDKYRRVPLDQLVSPPRSPHNLLQEKYASDPWKVMLICMFLNLTQGIQVKRILDGFFERYPDPWSAINADPDKMAEYLAPLGLQHIRTRNIKKLSKQYVGNEWTHITQLCGVGKYAADAYAIFCAGRAREVVPDDHKLVDYWNYVCFELPMTQQMD